The following coding sequences lie in one Mycobacterium sp. Z3061 genomic window:
- the mshC gene encoding cysteine--1-D-myo-inosityl 2-amino-2-deoxy-alpha-D-glucopyranoside ligase: MRSWSSPPVPALPGRGPELRLYDTADRQIRPVTPGRQATMYVCGITPYDATHLGHAATYLTFDLIHRLWLDLGHDVQYVQNVTDVDDPLFERADRDGIDWRELADREVALFREDMTALRVLPPHEYVGATEAIPEMVELVEKMVASGAAYVVDGEYPDVYYRADATLQFGYESGYDRETMLDLFEQRGGDPHRPGKTDGLDALLWRVNRPGEPSWPSPFGAGRPGWHVECAAIALSRIGSEVDIQGGGSDLIFPHHEFTAAHAECVSGERRFARHYVHAGMIGWEGHKMSKSRGNLVLVSQLRSQGVDPSAVRLGLLAGHYRADRFWSRQVLDEAHTRLDRWRTATSLPAAPDATDVLARVRRYLADDLDTPKAIAALDGWTTDALEYGGHDETAPGLVATAVDALLGIGL; this comes from the coding sequence ATGCGGTCGTGGTCTTCTCCGCCGGTCCCGGCGTTACCCGGACGCGGCCCCGAATTGCGGCTCTACGACACCGCCGACCGGCAGATCCGTCCCGTTACCCCCGGCCGCCAGGCCACGATGTACGTCTGCGGCATCACACCGTACGACGCAACGCATCTCGGCCACGCCGCCACCTACCTGACCTTCGACCTCATCCACCGCCTGTGGCTGGATCTCGGCCATGACGTGCAATACGTGCAGAACGTCACCGACGTCGACGATCCGCTGTTCGAACGTGCCGACCGCGACGGAATCGACTGGCGCGAACTGGCCGACCGGGAAGTCGCGCTGTTCCGCGAGGACATGACGGCGCTGCGGGTGCTGCCGCCGCACGAGTACGTCGGGGCGACCGAGGCGATCCCGGAAATGGTGGAGCTCGTCGAAAAGATGGTCGCCTCCGGGGCGGCCTACGTCGTCGACGGCGAATACCCGGACGTCTACTACCGGGCCGACGCCACCCTGCAGTTCGGCTACGAATCGGGCTACGACCGCGAAACCATGCTGGACCTGTTCGAACAGCGTGGTGGTGATCCGCACCGGCCCGGCAAGACCGACGGACTCGACGCGCTGCTGTGGCGCGTCAACCGGCCCGGGGAGCCCAGCTGGCCGTCCCCGTTCGGAGCCGGTCGCCCGGGCTGGCACGTCGAATGCGCCGCCATCGCGCTCAGCCGGATCGGCAGCGAAGTCGACATCCAGGGCGGCGGCAGCGACCTGATCTTCCCGCACCACGAGTTCACCGCCGCCCATGCCGAATGTGTCAGTGGCGAGCGCAGATTCGCCCGCCACTACGTGCACGCCGGGATGATCGGCTGGGAAGGGCACAAGATGTCCAAGAGCCGGGGCAACCTGGTGCTGGTATCGCAGTTGCGCTCCCAGGGCGTCGACCCGTCGGCGGTGCGGCTGGGTCTGCTCGCCGGGCATTACCGGGCTGACCGGTTCTGGAGCCGGCAGGTGCTCGACGAGGCGCACACCCGCCTGGACCGCTGGCGTACCGCGACCTCGCTGCCGGCCGCACCCGACGCCACCGACGTGCTGGCCCGGGTCCGCCGCTACCTGGCCGACGACCTCGACACGCCGAAAGCGATTGCTGCGCTTGATGGTTGGACGACGGACGCGCTGGAATACGGCGGCCACGACGAGACGGCGCCCGGGTTGGTGGCCACCGCCGTCGATGCGCTGCTGGGAATCGGCCTGTAA
- a CDS encoding FAD-dependent monooxygenase yields the protein MKVVVCGAGIAGLATAERMSSLGAEVVLLERASGPRAHGYLIDFFGAGFDAAEAIGVLPAIRDAGYNFDEAGLVDEQGRRRAAVSYVKIDRALRGRLVSVMRPDLEKILRDNLPDDVELRYGATVTGVDDHSDVVTVTLDGGETLEADLLIGADGIHSTVRSLVFGDEADYVRYLGFHTAAFVFDAPAIREAAGDDVALTDTMDRQIGFFALRNGKVAVFAVHRAPDRQLPADTRAAIRDTYADMGWVVPEALQRCPPPQQIYYDEVAQVVMPQWRKNRVVLIGDACSAVSLLAGQGASLAVGAAYVLAEQFRRTSSVDRALDFYEQLWRPEIEYTQKAARDAANRYLPSSPFQLWKRRTMLRLGWLRSVNRRITAAMVGPPSPVVAMLRTGSEELP from the coding sequence GTGAAAGTCGTCGTTTGCGGCGCGGGCATCGCCGGGCTGGCCACCGCGGAACGCATGTCCTCCCTCGGCGCCGAGGTGGTGCTGCTGGAACGCGCCTCCGGTCCCCGCGCCCACGGCTACCTGATCGACTTCTTCGGGGCCGGCTTTGATGCGGCCGAGGCGATCGGCGTGCTGCCGGCCATCCGGGATGCCGGATACAACTTCGACGAGGCCGGCCTGGTCGACGAACAGGGTCGGCGCCGCGCCGCCGTGTCATACGTCAAGATCGACCGGGCACTGCGCGGCCGCCTGGTCAGCGTGATGCGCCCCGACCTGGAAAAGATCCTGCGGGACAACCTGCCCGACGACGTCGAGTTGCGGTACGGAGCCACGGTCACCGGCGTCGATGATCACAGCGACGTTGTCACCGTGACGCTGGACGGCGGGGAAACGCTGGAGGCCGATCTGCTGATAGGCGCCGACGGAATCCACTCGACCGTGCGTTCTCTGGTGTTCGGCGACGAAGCGGACTACGTCCGCTACCTCGGATTCCACACCGCTGCTTTCGTTTTCGACGCTCCCGCCATCCGCGAGGCGGCCGGCGACGACGTCGCCCTGACTGACACCATGGATCGGCAGATCGGCTTCTTCGCGTTGCGCAACGGGAAGGTGGCCGTTTTCGCCGTGCACCGCGCGCCGGATCGGCAACTGCCCGCGGACACCCGGGCGGCAATACGGGACACCTACGCGGACATGGGCTGGGTGGTGCCCGAGGCATTGCAGCGCTGCCCACCCCCGCAGCAGATCTACTACGACGAGGTCGCCCAGGTCGTCATGCCGCAGTGGCGCAAAAACCGGGTGGTGCTGATCGGTGATGCCTGCTCAGCGGTGTCGTTGCTGGCCGGTCAGGGTGCCTCGCTGGCCGTCGGCGCCGCCTATGTACTGGCCGAGCAGTTCCGCCGCACGTCATCGGTGGACCGGGCGCTGGACTTCTACGAACAGCTCTGGCGCCCGGAGATCGAGTACACGCAGAAAGCGGCCCGCGACGCGGCCAACCGATACCTGCCGTCGTCGCCTTTTCAGCTGTGGAAACGCCGCACCATGTTGCGGCTGGGATGGCTTCGATCGGTTAACCGGCGGATCACCGCAGCCATGGTCGGCCCTCCGTCACCCGTGGTCGCCATGTTGCGCACCGGCTCGGAGGAGCTTCCCTAG
- the metH gene encoding methionine synthase, whose protein sequence is MEGTYVSASDTDTFVPNIRPDCTDELTAALSQRIVVIDGAMGTAIQRDRPDEAGYRGERFKDWPSDLVGNNDLLSLTQPHIIEGIHREYLEAGADILETNTFNANAVSLADYDMQELSYELNYTGAALARKAADEYSTPEKPRYVAGALGPTTRTASISPDVNDPGARNVSYDQLVAAYLEAANGLVDGGADIIIIETIFDSLNAKAAVFAVETLFEDRGRRWPIIISGTITDASGRTLSGQVTEAFWNSIRHAKPLAVGLNCALGAPEMRPYIAEVARIADTFVSCYPNAGLPNAFGEYDESPERQAGYIADFAEAGLVNLVGGCCGTTPAHIAEIAKVVEGKPQRKLPEIPVATRLSGLEPLNITDDSLFVNIGERTNITGSARFRNLIKAEDYDTALSVALQQVEVGAQVIDINMDEGMIDGVAAMDRFTKLIAAEPDISRVPVMIDSSKWEVIEAGLKNVQGKPIVNSISMKEGEEKFIREARLCRKYGAAVVVMAFDEQGQADNLERRKEICGRAYRILTEEVGFPPEDIIFDPNCFALATGIEEHATYGIDFIEACAWIKENLPGVHISGGISNVSFSFRGNNPVREAIHAVFLFHAIKAGLDMGIVNAGALVPYDSIDPELRERIEDVVLNRREDAAERLLEIAERFNSKETTDDAVVQEWRNLPVRERITHALVKGIDAHVDADTEELRAEIAGAGGRPIEVIEGPLMDGMNVVGDLFGSGKMFLPQVVKSARVMKKAVAYLLPFIEAEKEESNVTTKDTNGTIVMATVKGDVHDIGKNIVGVVLQCNNYEVIDLGVMVPASKILDAAKEHNADIIGLSGLITPSLDEMVNFAVEMEREGLEIPLLIGGATTSRAHTAVKVAPRRSGPVVWVKDASRSVPVAAALLDDKQRPALLEATEKDYASLRERHAQKNERPMLPLGKARANRTPIEWDGYTPPVPAQGLGVREFHDYDLAELREYIDWQPFFNAWEMKGRFPDILNNPATGEAARKLYDDAQEMLDTLIKEKWLTANGVIGFFPANAVGDDIEVYTDDTRTEVLTTLHNLRQQGEHRDGIPNRSLGDFVAPKETGLTDYVGAFAVTAGLGSQEKIVEFKAALDDYNAILLESIADRLAEAFAERMHQRVRKEFWGFQPDEELDNEALIGEKYRGIRPAPGYPACPEHTEKATLWKLMDVQERTGIELTESMAMWPGAAVSGWYFSHPQSQYFVVGRIAQDQVADYAKRKGWTMQEAERWLAPNLGYNPED, encoded by the coding sequence ATGGAAGGAACGTATGTGAGTGCCTCTGACACCGACACCTTCGTGCCGAACATCCGCCCCGACTGCACCGATGAGCTGACGGCCGCGCTAAGCCAGCGGATCGTGGTGATCGACGGCGCGATGGGCACGGCGATCCAGCGGGACCGCCCGGACGAGGCCGGCTATCGGGGTGAGCGGTTCAAGGACTGGCCGAGCGATCTGGTCGGAAACAATGACCTGCTCAGCCTGACGCAGCCGCACATCATCGAGGGGATCCACCGTGAGTACCTCGAGGCGGGCGCCGACATTCTGGAGACCAACACGTTCAACGCGAACGCGGTCTCACTCGCCGACTACGACATGCAGGAACTGAGCTACGAGCTCAACTACACCGGCGCCGCGCTGGCCCGCAAGGCCGCCGATGAGTACAGCACTCCGGAGAAGCCCCGCTACGTCGCGGGCGCGCTCGGACCGACGACGCGGACCGCATCGATCTCCCCGGACGTCAACGACCCCGGGGCCCGCAACGTCTCCTACGACCAACTGGTCGCCGCGTACCTCGAAGCCGCCAACGGCCTGGTCGACGGTGGCGCCGACATCATCATCATCGAGACGATCTTCGACTCGCTCAACGCCAAGGCGGCGGTGTTCGCCGTCGAGACCCTGTTCGAGGACCGCGGACGGCGCTGGCCGATCATCATCTCCGGCACCATCACCGACGCTTCCGGACGGACATTGTCCGGTCAGGTCACCGAAGCGTTCTGGAACTCGATCAGGCACGCAAAGCCGCTCGCAGTAGGCCTCAACTGCGCCCTGGGTGCGCCGGAGATGAGGCCCTACATCGCCGAGGTGGCACGGATCGCGGACACCTTCGTCTCCTGCTACCCGAACGCCGGCCTGCCCAACGCCTTCGGCGAGTACGACGAGTCTCCGGAGCGTCAAGCCGGTTACATCGCCGATTTCGCCGAAGCCGGCCTGGTGAACCTGGTCGGCGGTTGCTGCGGCACGACGCCCGCGCACATCGCCGAGATCGCGAAGGTCGTCGAGGGCAAGCCGCAGCGCAAGTTGCCGGAGATCCCGGTGGCCACCCGGCTCTCGGGCCTCGAGCCGCTCAACATCACCGACGACTCCCTGTTCGTGAACATCGGAGAGCGCACCAACATCACCGGTTCCGCCCGGTTCCGCAACCTGATCAAGGCCGAGGACTACGACACCGCCCTGTCGGTCGCCCTGCAGCAGGTCGAGGTCGGTGCGCAGGTCATCGACATCAACATGGACGAGGGCATGATCGACGGCGTCGCCGCGATGGACCGGTTCACCAAGCTGATCGCGGCCGAGCCCGACATCAGCCGCGTCCCCGTGATGATCGACTCCTCCAAGTGGGAGGTCATCGAGGCGGGCCTGAAGAACGTGCAGGGCAAGCCGATCGTCAACTCGATCTCCATGAAGGAGGGCGAGGAGAAGTTCATCCGCGAGGCACGCCTGTGCCGCAAATACGGCGCCGCCGTCGTCGTGATGGCCTTCGACGAGCAGGGGCAGGCGGACAACCTGGAGCGCCGCAAGGAGATCTGCGGGCGCGCCTACCGGATCCTGACCGAAGAAGTCGGTTTCCCGCCCGAGGACATCATCTTCGACCCGAACTGCTTCGCGCTGGCGACGGGCATCGAGGAGCATGCGACCTACGGGATCGACTTCATCGAGGCCTGCGCCTGGATCAAGGAGAACCTGCCCGGGGTGCACATCTCCGGCGGTATCTCGAACGTGTCGTTCTCGTTCCGGGGCAACAACCCGGTCCGTGAGGCGATCCATGCGGTGTTCCTGTTTCACGCCATCAAGGCCGGCCTGGACATGGGCATCGTCAACGCCGGTGCGCTGGTGCCCTACGACTCGATCGACCCGGAACTGCGGGAGCGGATCGAGGACGTCGTCCTGAACCGTCGCGAGGACGCGGCCGAGCGTCTGCTGGAGATCGCCGAACGGTTCAACAGCAAGGAGACGACCGATGACGCGGTCGTCCAGGAATGGCGCAACCTCCCGGTCCGCGAGCGGATCACCCACGCCCTGGTCAAGGGCATCGACGCCCACGTTGACGCCGACACCGAGGAACTGCGCGCCGAGATCGCCGGCGCGGGCGGCCGCCCGATCGAGGTGATCGAGGGCCCGCTGATGGACGGCATGAACGTCGTCGGTGACCTCTTCGGCTCCGGCAAGATGTTCCTGCCCCAGGTCGTGAAGTCGGCCCGGGTGATGAAAAAGGCTGTCGCCTACCTGCTGCCGTTCATCGAGGCGGAGAAGGAAGAATCCAACGTCACCACGAAGGACACCAACGGCACGATCGTGATGGCGACGGTGAAGGGCGACGTCCACGACATCGGCAAGAACATCGTCGGGGTCGTCCTGCAGTGCAACAACTACGAAGTGATCGACCTCGGGGTGATGGTGCCCGCGAGCAAGATCCTCGACGCGGCGAAGGAGCACAACGCCGACATCATCGGGCTGTCCGGCCTGATCACCCCGTCCCTGGACGAGATGGTCAACTTCGCCGTCGAAATGGAACGCGAGGGCCTGGAGATCCCGCTGCTGATCGGTGGCGCGACCACCTCGCGGGCCCACACGGCGGTCAAGGTGGCGCCGCGTCGTAGCGGTCCGGTGGTCTGGGTCAAGGACGCTTCCCGCTCGGTGCCGGTCGCTGCCGCGCTGCTCGACGACAAGCAGCGCCCGGCGCTGCTGGAGGCCACCGAGAAGGACTACGCATCTCTTCGCGAGCGGCACGCCCAGAAGAACGAGCGGCCGATGTTGCCGCTGGGTAAGGCCCGCGCGAACCGGACGCCGATTGAATGGGACGGCTACACGCCGCCGGTGCCCGCTCAGGGGCTCGGCGTTCGGGAGTTTCACGACTACGACCTGGCCGAGTTGCGCGAGTACATCGACTGGCAGCCGTTCTTCAACGCCTGGGAGATGAAGGGCCGGTTCCCCGACATCCTCAACAACCCGGCCACCGGCGAGGCTGCGCGCAAGCTGTACGACGACGCCCAGGAGATGCTCGACACCCTGATCAAGGAGAAGTGGCTGACTGCCAACGGGGTGATCGGCTTCTTCCCCGCTAATGCCGTGGGTGACGACATCGAGGTCTACACCGACGACACCCGCACCGAGGTGCTGACCACGTTGCACAACCTGCGCCAGCAGGGAGAGCACCGCGACGGCATCCCGAACCGGTCGCTGGGCGACTTCGTTGCCCCCAAAGAAACTGGGCTCACTGACTACGTCGGCGCGTTCGCCGTCACGGCCGGGCTCGGCAGCCAGGAGAAGATCGTGGAGTTCAAGGCTGCCCTTGACGACTACAACGCGATTCTGCTGGAGTCGATCGCCGACCGGCTGGCAGAGGCGTTCGCCGAGCGGATGCACCAACGGGTCCGCAAGGAGTTCTGGGGATTCCAGCCGGACGAGGAGTTGGACAACGAGGCGCTCATCGGTGAGAAATACCGGGGGATCCGTCCTGCCCCCGGTTATCCGGCCTGCCCGGAGCACACCGAGAAGGCGACGCTCTGGAAGCTGATGGACGTCCAGGAGCGGACCGGTATCGAGCTGACGGAGTCGATGGCGATGTGGCCCGGAGCCGCCGTCAGCGGCTGGTACTTCTCGCACCCGCAGTCGCAGTACTTCGTGGTCGGCAGGATCGCGCAGGACCAGGTCGCCGATTACGCGAAGCGCAAGGGCTGGACCATGCAGGAAGCCGAGCGCTGGCTCGCCCCCAACCTCGGCTACAACCCGGAGGACTGA
- a CDS encoding SDR family oxidoreductase: MTSVQDKVIFITGAGRGIGAEVARRLHNKGAKLVLTDLGEAELKSIAAELGGDGRVLTVVADVRDLKAMQAAADQAVEKFGGIDVVVANAGIASYGSVLTVDPEAAKRVIDVNLMGVFYTVRATLPSIIDRRGYVLIVSSLAAYAAAPGMVPYDMSKAGNEHLANALRLEVAHLGVSVGSAHMAWIDTALVRDTKSDLPAFSELLSKLPPPLNRTTSVNKCAAAFVKGIEGRKTRVYCPGWVAVMRWIKPVLSTRLGESAVLKTAAEIMPKMDAQVLALGRSTSAYTQELEK, encoded by the coding sequence ATGACATCGGTGCAGGACAAGGTCATTTTCATCACCGGCGCCGGGCGCGGTATCGGCGCCGAGGTCGCCCGCAGGCTGCATAACAAGGGCGCCAAGCTCGTCCTGACCGACCTCGGCGAAGCCGAGCTCAAGTCGATCGCAGCCGAACTCGGCGGAGACGGACGGGTGCTGACCGTCGTCGCCGACGTGCGTGACCTGAAAGCCATGCAGGCCGCCGCGGACCAGGCCGTCGAGAAGTTCGGCGGCATCGACGTGGTGGTCGCCAACGCCGGCATCGCCAGCTACGGCTCGGTGCTCACCGTCGATCCCGAGGCGGCCAAGCGGGTCATCGATGTCAACTTGATGGGCGTCTTCTATACCGTGCGCGCCACGCTGCCCTCGATCATCGACCGGCGCGGCTACGTGCTGATCGTCTCTTCGCTGGCCGCCTACGCCGCCGCTCCGGGAATGGTGCCCTACGACATGTCCAAGGCGGGCAACGAACATCTGGCCAACGCGCTGCGGCTGGAGGTGGCCCATCTGGGTGTCAGCGTCGGGTCGGCCCACATGGCCTGGATCGACACCGCCTTGGTGCGCGACACCAAGAGCGACCTGCCGGCCTTCAGCGAGCTGCTCTCCAAACTGCCTCCGCCGCTGAACCGGACCACCTCGGTCAACAAGTGCGCGGCTGCGTTCGTCAAGGGCATCGAGGGACGCAAGACGCGGGTGTACTGCCCAGGTTGGGTGGCGGTGATGCGCTGGATCAAGCCGGTCCTGTCGACCAGGCTTGGCGAGTCCGCGGTGCTCAAGACCGCGGCCGAGATCATGCCCAAGATGGACGCCCAGGTTCTCGCGCTCGGCCGCTCCACCAGCGCGTACACCCAGGAGCTGGAGAAGTAG
- a CDS encoding PAC2 family protein, which translates to MLPQLHNTVVVAAFEGWNDAGDAASDAVTHLAAIWDALPIVEIDDEAYYDYQVNRPVIRQVDGVTRELEWPAMRISHCRPPDSDRDVVLMHGVEPNMRWRTFCDELLAVIDKLNVDTVVILGALLADTPHTRPVPVSGAAYSSDSARMFGLEETRYEGPTGIAGVFQYACVAAGIPAVTFWAAVPHYVSHPPNPKATVALLRRVEEVLDVEVPLGDLPTQAEAWEQEITEMAADDEELAEYVQSLEQHGDAAVDVNEALGKIDGDALAAEFERYLRRRRPGFGL; encoded by the coding sequence ATGCTGCCCCAGCTGCACAACACCGTCGTCGTCGCGGCTTTCGAGGGCTGGAATGACGCCGGCGATGCGGCCAGTGACGCGGTGACCCACCTGGCGGCGATCTGGGACGCACTGCCGATCGTCGAGATCGACGACGAGGCGTACTACGACTACCAGGTCAATCGCCCGGTCATCCGTCAGGTCGACGGCGTCACCCGGGAGCTGGAGTGGCCGGCGATGCGCATCTCGCACTGCCGACCGCCGGACAGCGACCGCGACGTGGTGTTGATGCACGGCGTGGAGCCGAACATGCGCTGGCGTACCTTCTGCGACGAGCTGCTGGCGGTCATCGACAAGCTCAACGTCGACACCGTCGTCATACTCGGGGCGCTGCTGGCCGACACGCCGCACACGCGGCCGGTGCCGGTCTCCGGCGCGGCCTACTCCTCGGACTCCGCGCGCATGTTCGGACTGGAAGAGACCAGGTACGAGGGCCCGACGGGCATCGCCGGGGTGTTCCAGTACGCCTGCGTGGCCGCCGGCATCCCCGCGGTGACGTTCTGGGCGGCGGTGCCGCACTACGTCTCGCACCCGCCCAACCCGAAGGCGACCGTGGCGCTGTTGCGGCGCGTCGAAGAAGTGCTCGATGTGGAAGTGCCGCTGGGCGATCTGCCGACCCAGGCCGAGGCGTGGGAGCAGGAGATCACCGAGATGGCCGCCGACGACGAGGAGCTGGCCGAGTACGTGCAGTCCCTCGAGCAGCACGGCGACGCCGCGGTGGACGTCAACGAGGCGCTCGGCAAGATCGACGGCGACGCGCTGGCCGCGGAGTTCGAGCGTTATCTGCGGCGCCGCCGGCCCGGGTTCGGGCTCTGA